A genomic segment from Gemmatimonadota bacterium encodes:
- a CDS encoding RHS repeat-associated core domain-containing protein, whose product MATRFALVLLVSLFSLARAMLTEEAPASESIVVANELGLEGPVAEPAANISVTPDQEPITVDGGSTGTVTFEMFVVAPTTAAFYDVTCTPTGQITACVPDITEIDGFLLPQPEAVATITVTYTAGGAGTGEIKLRIKEQGCLKGCDQDWGSYDVTVTGAPVPPPEAPLSADIGMNPGDLHARSACVTTDAGPAAAFQCGELLAVHAMPAYRTLGRDHTLSLVYNSGTATPYPIVMANVWRDSVAEPDSFRVELSVGQATHAHSYPGDELPDLGTVKRVAVGFDAEAAGLETGVYEYDLTIRAYFGAVPKSTPLPTSELIVVNRRDSPYGAGWAVAGIAQLHPNQPNNGLLLVGADGSAAYYKNPVGQTNIWIAPQGAYRDTIQQGSIQNPQPDGSGPFLGYERRLLDGTRVYFDTDGRQRWVTDRVGNAVEYTYVGTTGYKLDQIRISPWESNKRYAFAYDAAGNLDYVNDPIVRQLNATVNASGDLVDFLDPGFASDKEVTFDYDNHRIVGRTSRRGQVARYAYHGPTPLLFKDTLPGLPLWVTSFRPLASRGLALSASGNTAAADTVIEIDGPRTDSADVAIFYTNRLGAVTNIVDPYGNTSTVTYRADAPLLPERIVTPDNAVREIRYDSRMRLITTVDVTHSAGTDSVIYNYEDPNAPAAPSEISLPLTSSTRILQSYKYNPDGTLAEVILGEDTVSRTALTYASHGRVETVTQHDVPTWNPTTQASSLLDQVTSLAYADTTLNVEAVTFDGRTTTYQHDNSGNVTQYTAPGNRISRFFYNQMGWQDSAATVVNANQLLTTRFGYDDDGNRTSLTDPNNVTRTWTYHPRGLQETMTDEFGNVERYFTDEANNLAKTIDRQGDSVWTVYDRMNRPRTVRIGAVTIDNSTELNEVYKDAISTLLADIITIGQVLIPEDTARFTYDEMGRAIRIENHAAIITRNFNNEGAISFDSTYLKFGSNPGKGLRYTYHRSGARKTLETEWRTYTYGYDPDDGALASITYPATTLPGANWSWSGGTVNFTWDNVGRPDSLHLPSSSWVKHRYDSGGRLSELRAESPTRTIADNTYTYAPTDDLTAVDEMRQLVAGGAPDSVLSDWQYDDAGRSTFYEAHPDNGGATIDHAEFRYDANGNREWERKFPGSQGDSIINVLVTGSNRLASRSFYDLGTVSRQKLYRYDHNGNQIREHWEWVDKWVADDFYYDPAGRLIIHQPTSNGSTPACVSEGFGGLPGCSSSPTFTATKQTTVYYYDGLGRRVGWTKSGTVDWTFYDGDNVIDFVGIEYLQGPGVDNPLVAFLQYNRTCAGSTSAEYITTGGRLVGYQSTTSGFDCKENEIGDEWSRFGQQAGAIEASRDFKLSRSTQADAPAISYFRSRYYDAFSGRFLQEDPIGYAGGTNPYVYAGNAPARFLDAFGLCLQSVSNDGCMDLSPKADTLDNVEGDHFSTEVPERGERKVCVDKSVAGDVQEIYDAAIEAGLPVFFNNAYRDRLTAGTGGRPSAGSRSRHLAGFAFDINSAQLTAAQLGDFVEIAKSKGFKPVKNDVGHFQADPLSAYDSFEAAVKEAQRSYTAGECVDDQVEGVRGN is encoded by the coding sequence GTGGCTACCCGGTTCGCGCTGGTCCTGCTGGTCTCGTTGTTCTCCCTCGCACGCGCGATGCTGACAGAAGAGGCGCCCGCCTCGGAGTCGATCGTTGTGGCCAATGAACTGGGCCTCGAAGGGCCGGTCGCCGAACCAGCGGCGAACATTTCGGTGACGCCCGACCAGGAGCCGATCACGGTGGACGGTGGCTCGACGGGTACGGTGACGTTCGAGATGTTCGTTGTCGCGCCGACGACAGCGGCCTTCTACGACGTGACCTGCACGCCTACGGGTCAGATCACCGCGTGCGTTCCCGACATCACGGAGATCGACGGCTTCCTGCTCCCTCAGCCAGAGGCGGTTGCGACCATTACAGTTACCTACACGGCCGGCGGCGCTGGTACGGGCGAGATCAAGCTGCGGATCAAGGAGCAGGGCTGCCTTAAGGGCTGCGATCAGGACTGGGGCTCCTACGATGTCACGGTCACGGGCGCGCCCGTGCCGCCGCCCGAGGCCCCGCTCTCCGCCGACATCGGGATGAACCCAGGGGACTTGCACGCGCGCAGCGCCTGCGTAACGACCGACGCGGGGCCTGCAGCCGCGTTCCAGTGCGGCGAGCTGCTGGCAGTCCACGCGATGCCTGCGTACCGGACACTCGGCCGCGACCACACGCTCTCGCTCGTCTACAACAGCGGAACGGCCACGCCCTACCCGATCGTTATGGCCAACGTCTGGCGGGACTCGGTCGCGGAGCCTGACAGCTTCAGGGTCGAACTCAGCGTAGGCCAGGCCACCCATGCCCACTCCTATCCCGGAGACGAGTTGCCCGATTTGGGCACGGTCAAGCGCGTCGCCGTGGGGTTCGATGCGGAGGCGGCCGGCCTCGAAACGGGCGTGTACGAGTACGACCTGACAATTCGGGCGTACTTCGGAGCGGTACCCAAGTCCACGCCGCTGCCGACGTCCGAGCTGATCGTCGTGAACCGGCGAGACAGCCCATACGGTGCGGGCTGGGCCGTGGCGGGGATCGCCCAGCTGCATCCCAACCAACCGAACAACGGGCTGCTCCTTGTCGGGGCGGACGGGAGCGCGGCGTATTACAAGAACCCGGTCGGCCAGACGAACATCTGGATCGCGCCGCAAGGTGCCTACCGGGACACGATCCAGCAGGGGAGTATCCAGAACCCGCAGCCCGACGGTTCCGGGCCCTTCCTCGGATATGAGCGCCGGTTGCTCGACGGCACGAGGGTCTACTTCGACACGGACGGCCGGCAGCGCTGGGTAACCGACCGCGTCGGCAACGCCGTCGAGTACACCTACGTGGGGACAACGGGCTACAAACTGGACCAGATCCGGATCTCGCCCTGGGAGTCGAACAAGCGCTATGCGTTCGCCTATGACGCGGCTGGCAACCTCGACTACGTCAACGACCCGATCGTGCGGCAGCTGAACGCAACCGTGAACGCGAGCGGCGACCTGGTCGACTTCCTCGACCCAGGTTTCGCGAGCGATAAGGAGGTTACCTTCGACTACGACAACCACCGGATCGTGGGCCGGACGAGCCGCCGCGGGCAGGTGGCACGCTACGCATATCACGGCCCGACGCCGCTGCTCTTCAAGGACACGCTGCCGGGTCTACCGCTTTGGGTCACGAGCTTCAGGCCGCTCGCGAGCCGCGGGCTCGCGCTCAGTGCGAGCGGGAACACCGCGGCGGCCGACACGGTAATCGAGATAGATGGCCCGCGGACCGACAGCGCGGATGTCGCGATATTCTACACAAACCGGCTAGGCGCGGTCACGAACATCGTCGATCCCTACGGCAACACGTCCACAGTCACCTATAGGGCAGACGCTCCGCTGCTGCCCGAACGTATCGTTACCCCGGACAACGCGGTCCGCGAGATCCGCTACGACAGCCGTATGCGCTTGATCACTACTGTGGACGTGACCCACAGTGCAGGGACCGACTCGGTTATCTACAACTACGAGGATCCGAACGCACCGGCGGCGCCGAGCGAGATCAGCTTGCCACTGACATCATCGACGAGAATCCTCCAGAGCTACAAGTATAATCCCGACGGCACGCTGGCCGAGGTCATCCTCGGCGAGGACACAGTAAGCCGGACCGCACTTACCTATGCGTCCCATGGCCGGGTCGAAACGGTTACCCAGCACGACGTGCCGACATGGAATCCTACGACTCAGGCGAGCAGTCTCCTCGACCAAGTCACTTCGCTCGCTTACGCCGACACGACGCTCAACGTTGAAGCGGTCACGTTCGACGGTCGCACCACAACCTATCAGCACGACAACTCCGGGAACGTTACCCAATATACTGCGCCGGGGAATCGGATTAGCCGATTCTTCTACAACCAGATGGGCTGGCAGGACTCTGCGGCAACGGTTGTCAACGCGAATCAGCTGCTCACGACCCGGTTCGGCTACGACGACGACGGAAATAGAACGTCGCTGACTGACCCGAACAACGTCACTCGCACGTGGACGTACCACCCGCGCGGCCTGCAAGAGACGATGACGGACGAGTTCGGTAATGTCGAACGCTACTTCACGGACGAGGCCAACAACCTCGCCAAGACGATCGACCGTCAGGGCGACTCGGTCTGGACTGTGTATGATCGTATGAACCGGCCCCGGACGGTGCGGATAGGCGCGGTGACGATCGACAACTCGACCGAACTCAACGAGGTCTACAAGGATGCAATCTCGACCCTGCTGGCGGATATCATCACGATCGGGCAGGTGCTCATCCCAGAGGACACAGCGCGGTTCACCTACGATGAGATGGGTCGCGCGATTCGGATCGAGAATCACGCCGCGATCATAACGCGCAACTTTAACAATGAGGGCGCAATCTCCTTCGACTCTACCTACCTGAAGTTCGGCAGCAATCCGGGGAAGGGGCTGCGTTACACGTATCACAGAAGTGGCGCTCGGAAGACCCTCGAGACCGAGTGGAGAACTTACACCTACGGGTACGACCCAGACGACGGAGCGCTTGCGTCGATCACGTATCCGGCTACAACACTCCCTGGCGCCAACTGGTCGTGGTCCGGGGGGACAGTCAATTTCACGTGGGATAACGTCGGTCGACCGGACAGCTTGCATCTGCCTAGCAGCTCGTGGGTAAAACACCGATACGACTCCGGTGGTCGGCTGTCGGAGCTTCGGGCTGAGAGTCCGACGCGGACAATCGCTGACAACACGTACACTTATGCTCCGACCGACGATCTGACGGCGGTCGACGAGATGAGACAGCTGGTGGCGGGGGGTGCGCCCGACAGCGTTCTTAGTGACTGGCAATACGACGACGCCGGGCGCTCCACCTTCTACGAGGCACACCCCGATAACGGCGGAGCTACGATCGATCATGCCGAATTTCGGTACGACGCAAACGGCAACAGGGAATGGGAGCGCAAGTTCCCGGGCAGTCAGGGCGACTCGATCATAAACGTGCTCGTCACCGGATCGAATCGCCTGGCGAGTCGGAGCTTCTACGACCTCGGAACGGTTTCACGGCAGAAGCTCTATCGGTATGACCACAACGGGAACCAGATCAGAGAGCACTGGGAGTGGGTCGACAAGTGGGTAGCGGACGACTTCTACTACGATCCTGCCGGCCGTTTGATCATCCACCAGCCAACGAGCAACGGGTCCACGCCCGCGTGCGTCAGCGAGGGGTTTGGCGGACTCCCTGGCTGCTCGAGCTCCCCCACGTTCACGGCAACCAAGCAAACCACGGTCTACTATTACGACGGACTAGGGAGACGAGTTGGCTGGACCAAGAGTGGTACGGTCGACTGGACCTTCTACGATGGCGACAACGTGATCGATTTCGTCGGCATCGAGTATCTACAGGGCCCGGGAGTGGACAACCCACTCGTGGCGTTCCTTCAGTACAACCGAACGTGCGCTGGTAGTACGTCGGCCGAGTACATTACGACGGGCGGCCGGCTTGTCGGCTACCAGAGCACGACGTCGGGGTTCGACTGCAAGGAAAACGAAATCGGAGATGAGTGGTCCAGGTTCGGTCAGCAAGCGGGTGCCATCGAGGCCAGTCGAGACTTCAAGCTGTCCCGTTCTACCCAGGCAGACGCACCGGCTATCTCGTACTTCCGAAGCCGGTACTACGACGCCTTCTCCGGACGTTTCCTCCAGGAGGATCCCATCGGCTACGCCGGTGGTACTAATCCATACGTTTACGCGGGCAATGCCCCCGCACGCTTTTTGGACGCATTCGGCCTTTGTCTGCAAAGTGTCAGCAATGATGGATGTATGGATTTGTCGCCAAAGGCGGATACCTTGGATAACGTGGAAGGGGATCACTTTAGTACCGAGGTTCCAGAGCGAGGTGAAAGAAAGGTCTGTGTAGATAAGAGTGTTGCGGGTGACGTACAGGAGATTTATGATGCCGCAATTGAGGCTGGACTCCCTGTGTTTTTCAACAACGCGTATCGCGATCGGTTGACGGCTGGAACAGGTGGCCGGCCCTCTGCTGGCAGTAGAAGTCGGCATCTCGCAGGTTTCGCGTTCGATATCAACAGCGCCCAACTCACGGCCGCGCAGCTAGGGGACTTTGTTGAGATCGCTAAGAGCAAAGGTTTCAAGCCCGTCAAGAACGACGTGGGTCACTTTCAGGCCGACCCACTGAGTGCGTATGATTCTTTCGAAGCTGCTGTAAAAGAGGCGCAACGTAGCTACACAGCGGGGGAGTGTGTTGATGACCAGGTTGAGGGCGTTCGGGGCAATTGA
- a CDS encoding DUF2059 domain-containing protein, with amino-acid sequence MRVWTPGSSVALLALLGSSCAGGGAAIGVEAPPAPEEEVVEEGVIAPEALAAAEELIAVLNIEETLAVTTEAMLEGMIAGNPALAEFRDVFLEFFAEFMAWDLLKDDYASIYAEIYTVDEMRELADFYQTPLGQRLQETMPQLAVRGSQIGEAAVQPHLPELERRIMAAAMEAEAEPVQ; translated from the coding sequence ATGCGAGTCTGGACCCCAGGTTCTTCCGTCGCCCTCCTAGCGCTCCTTGGATCATCCTGCGCCGGCGGCGGCGCGGCGATCGGCGTCGAGGCCCCACCTGCCCCCGAGGAGGAAGTGGTCGAGGAGGGCGTGATCGCCCCCGAGGCGCTCGCCGCCGCCGAGGAGCTGATCGCGGTGCTGAACATCGAAGAGACCCTGGCGGTCACCACCGAGGCCATGCTCGAGGGCATGATCGCCGGCAACCCCGCGCTGGCGGAATTCCGCGACGTCTTCCTGGAGTTCTTCGCCGAGTTCATGGCCTGGGACCTTCTGAAGGACGACTACGCCTCCATTTACGCCGAGATCTACACCGTCGATGAGATGCGCGAGCTCGCCGACTTCTACCAGACCCCGCTCGGCCAGCGCCTCCAGGAAACCATGCCCCAGTTGGCGGTCAGAGGGTCGCAGATCGGCGAGGCCGCAGTGCAGCCGCACCTGCCGGAGCTGGAGCGCCGGATCATGGCGGCTGCGATGGAGGCGGAGGCCGAGCCGGTGCAGTAG